One genomic region from Amycolatopsis sp. FBCC-B4732 encodes:
- a CDS encoding helix-turn-helix domain-containing protein has product MSPNKKEDLPAVGQVQFLTVAEVATLMRVSKMTVYRLVHSGELPAVRVGKSFRVPEKAVHEYLQGAYYDVG; this is encoded by the coding sequence ATGTCGCCGAACAAGAAGGAGGATCTGCCGGCAGTCGGGCAGGTCCAGTTCCTGACGGTCGCCGAAGTGGCCACGCTGATGCGGGTCTCCAAGATGACCGTCTACCGTCTCGTGCACTCGGGTGAGCTGCCCGCCGTCAGGGTCGGGAAGTCCTTCCGGGTGCCGGAAAAAGCAGTGCACGAGTACCTCCAGGGCGCTTACTACGACGTGGGGTGA
- a CDS encoding carboxymuconolactone decarboxylase family protein, producing the protein MPLKSKQPRIAPLEPPFDAETAEALERLGPPIALFRVWARRPALARGVASWGRYYFSRDSALTVRQRELVIDRTTALCGAGYEWGVHIAAFAAKAGLDDAQVRSLATGGPADGCWDAGDRAVLTAVDELHATHDLADGTWAALVAAVGEAGPLDLTLVCGWYHAISFTVRALRLPLEPGTTGPDSP; encoded by the coding sequence ATGCCTCTGAAATCGAAGCAGCCGCGGATCGCCCCGCTCGAACCGCCCTTCGACGCCGAGACCGCCGAAGCCCTCGAGCGGCTGGGCCCGCCGATCGCGCTGTTCCGCGTGTGGGCCCGCCGCCCGGCGCTGGCCAGGGGCGTCGCGAGCTGGGGGCGGTACTACTTCTCGCGGGACTCGGCGCTCACCGTCCGGCAGCGCGAGCTGGTCATCGACCGCACGACCGCGCTGTGCGGCGCCGGCTACGAATGGGGTGTGCACATCGCGGCCTTCGCGGCGAAGGCCGGGCTCGACGACGCCCAGGTCCGCTCGCTCGCCACCGGCGGCCCGGCCGACGGCTGCTGGGACGCGGGGGACCGCGCGGTGCTGACCGCCGTTGACGAGCTGCACGCCACCCACGACCTCGCCGACGGGACCTGGGCCGCGCTGGTGGCCGCCGTCGGCGAAGCCGGTCCGCTCGACCTCACGCTCGTCTGCGGCTGGTACCACGCGATTTCGTTCACCGTCCGGGCGCTCCGGCTACCCCTCGAACCGGGCACGACGGGCCCGGATTCGCCGTAA
- a CDS encoding sugar phosphate isomerase/epimerase: MARVTDEKPVPVGLSTASVWPLKAGAAFELAAELGYDGVEVMVWADPVSQDVSALRRWSRRTGVPVLSIHSPSLLITQRIWSPDPVVRLRMSVDAALELGARTVVVHPPFRWQRRYGDAFGDLVDELEESSGVEIAVENMFKVRPPGGSRTSRVSAFRPSIDPTDVGFRHYTLDLSHTAAAGMDALALAQRMGEGLTHVHLADGTGVPKDEHLVPGRGGQPCAELLEKLVSSGFAGQIVLEINTRHAGTPAQRVRDLAEALLFARFHLGQ; encoded by the coding sequence ATGGCGCGCGTGACAGACGAGAAGCCGGTGCCGGTGGGCCTGAGCACGGCGTCGGTGTGGCCCCTCAAAGCCGGTGCGGCCTTCGAACTGGCGGCCGAGCTCGGCTACGACGGCGTCGAGGTGATGGTCTGGGCCGACCCGGTCAGCCAGGACGTCTCGGCGCTGCGGCGCTGGTCGCGCCGCACCGGGGTGCCGGTGCTGTCGATCCACTCGCCGTCGCTGCTGATCACGCAGCGGATCTGGTCGCCGGACCCGGTGGTCCGGCTGCGGATGTCGGTCGACGCGGCGCTCGAACTCGGCGCCCGCACGGTCGTGGTGCACCCGCCGTTTCGCTGGCAACGCCGCTACGGCGACGCGTTCGGTGATCTCGTCGACGAGCTCGAAGAGTCGAGCGGCGTCGAAATCGCGGTGGAAAACATGTTCAAGGTGCGGCCGCCCGGCGGTTCGCGCACTTCCCGGGTGTCGGCATTCCGGCCGTCGATCGATCCGACGGACGTCGGGTTCCGGCACTACACGCTCGACCTGTCCCACACAGCGGCAGCCGGAATGGACGCGCTGGCGCTCGCGCAGCGAATGGGTGAAGGCCTCACGCACGTCCACTTGGCGGACGGCACCGGCGTCCCGAAGGACGAGCACCTGGTACCCGGAAGGGGTGGCCAGCCCTGCGCCGAACTCCTCGAGAAGCTGGTCAGCAGCGGTTTCGCCGGCCAGATCGTGCTGGAGATCAACACCCGGCACGCCGGCACGCCGGCCCAGCGGGTGCGTGATCTGGCGGAGGCGCTTTTGTTCGCGCGTTTCCACCTCGGGCAATGA
- a CDS encoding thioesterase family protein codes for MSGSDGTAVSFDTASAARSLGDGTFTAVLRAEWAIGSHPHGGFLLALLAKAAISALHERGEPHAEPLVVSAEFLHAPALGPVLLRTDVRKVGRRATVVEVRLEQRGRSCVEARVTTGRLPMRRPEWTDVPAMPVEPPPGALAMAESTEGPFNLAKGCEVRLDPATAGYLAGRTDEPPRMRLWVRPRHSLVDPYFTLLASDVNPPVVMNLGRIGWAPTVQLTALLRTRPAPGWLRVVVESRSVHESWFDSDATVVDSQGRLVCQARQLGLAPAPGG; via the coding sequence GTGAGCGGATCGGACGGCACGGCCGTGTCCTTCGACACGGCGAGTGCGGCGCGGTCGCTGGGGGACGGCACCTTCACCGCGGTGCTGCGTGCGGAGTGGGCCATCGGCTCGCACCCGCACGGGGGTTTCCTGCTGGCCCTGCTGGCCAAGGCGGCGATCTCCGCCCTGCACGAACGCGGGGAGCCGCACGCGGAGCCCCTCGTCGTCAGCGCGGAGTTCCTGCACGCGCCGGCGCTGGGCCCGGTCCTGCTGCGCACGGACGTCCGCAAGGTCGGCCGCCGCGCGACGGTCGTCGAGGTCCGCCTGGAGCAGCGCGGCCGCAGCTGCGTCGAGGCGCGCGTGACGACCGGCCGGCTGCCGATGCGCCGCCCGGAGTGGACGGACGTCCCGGCGATGCCCGTGGAGCCGCCCCCGGGCGCGCTCGCGATGGCGGAGAGCACGGAGGGCCCGTTCAACCTGGCCAAGGGCTGCGAGGTCCGCCTGGACCCGGCGACGGCGGGCTACCTGGCCGGCCGCACGGACGAGCCACCCCGGATGCGGCTGTGGGTCCGCCCGCGGCACAGCCTGGTCGACCCGTACTTCACGCTGCTGGCGTCGGACGTGAACCCGCCGGTGGTGATGAACCTGGGCCGCATCGGCTGGGCCCCGACGGTGCAGCTGACGGCGCTGCTGCGCACGCGCCCGGCCCCGGGCTGGCTGCGGGTGGTGGTGGAGTCGAGGTCGGTGCACGAGTCGTGGTTCGACTCGGACGCGACGGTGGTGGACTCGCAGGGCCGGCTGGTCTGCCAGGCCCGGCAGCTGGGCCTGGCCCCGGCCCCGGGCGGCTGA
- a CDS encoding DNA-binding response regulator: protein MERVSDVVVVRGEAELFERTRHLFATATEISCAARDLHTWSVAHPSAPEREQAVRSMSVRKMYLPGVLFDPALAEHLRFMTTHGARIRITEREVNETILLDRRIAIVAGDHVGGVRSYTVVSSPELVQGIQSLFEAAWAGGTDLESYQARFTELGAREILEQLASGCKDETAARTLGVGLRTYRRRVAELMDVLGASSRFQAGARAREAGLL from the coding sequence GTGGAGAGAGTGAGTGACGTCGTCGTCGTGCGGGGCGAGGCCGAGCTGTTCGAGCGGACCCGGCACCTGTTCGCGACCGCGACGGAGATCTCGTGCGCGGCGCGGGACCTGCACACCTGGTCGGTGGCGCACCCGAGCGCGCCGGAACGGGAGCAGGCCGTGCGCTCGATGTCCGTGCGCAAGATGTACCTGCCCGGCGTCCTGTTCGACCCGGCGCTGGCGGAGCACCTGCGGTTCATGACCACGCACGGCGCCCGCATCCGGATCACCGAGCGCGAGGTCAACGAGACGATCCTGCTGGACCGCCGGATCGCGATCGTGGCGGGCGACCACGTCGGCGGCGTCCGCAGCTACACCGTCGTCAGCAGCCCGGAGCTGGTCCAGGGCATCCAGTCGCTGTTCGAGGCGGCCTGGGCCGGCGGCACCGACCTCGAGTCCTACCAGGCCCGGTTCACCGAGCTGGGCGCGCGCGAGATCCTCGAGCAGCTGGCGTCCGGCTGCAAGGACGAGACGGCGGCCCGCACCCTCGGCGTGGGCCTGCGGACCTACCGGCGCCGGGTGGCGGAGCTGATGGACGTCCTGGGCGCGTCGTCGCGGTTCCAGGCCGGGGCGCGGGCCCGCGAAGCCGGACTCCTGTGA
- the proC gene encoding pyrroline-5-carboxylate reductase has protein sequence MTVIAVLGAGKIGEALLSGLLHGGHQPGDLLFTERYPARVEELTARYGIRGVEVEEAAKQADILVVAVKPQDIEPVLDELAPLLGPSSLVVSLCAGLPTSLYERRLADGVPVVRVMPNTPMLVNEAMSAISAGRYATAEHLAVVRDLLSHVGKVVEVPEGQQDAVTALSGSGPAYFFFLVEAMIDAGILLGLPRALAGQLIIQSAVGAAKMLAESEEHPVLLREAVTSPAGTTINAIRELEKHGVRAALLDAIEAAKDRSEELGKAHEG, from the coding sequence ATGACGGTCATCGCGGTGCTGGGTGCGGGAAAGATCGGCGAGGCGTTGCTCTCGGGGCTGCTGCACGGCGGCCACCAGCCGGGCGACCTGCTCTTCACCGAGCGGTACCCGGCGCGTGTCGAAGAGCTCACCGCGCGGTACGGGATCCGCGGCGTCGAGGTCGAGGAGGCCGCCAAGCAGGCCGACATCCTGGTCGTCGCCGTGAAGCCGCAGGACATCGAGCCCGTGCTCGACGAGCTCGCGCCGCTGCTCGGGCCGTCGTCGCTCGTCGTGTCGCTGTGCGCGGGGCTGCCTACGTCGCTGTACGAGCGACGGCTCGCCGACGGGGTGCCGGTCGTGCGGGTCATGCCCAACACGCCGATGCTGGTCAACGAGGCCATGAGCGCCATCTCCGCCGGCCGGTACGCGACCGCGGAGCACCTCGCCGTCGTGCGGGACCTGCTCTCGCACGTCGGGAAGGTCGTCGAGGTGCCCGAGGGACAGCAGGACGCCGTCACGGCGTTGTCCGGGTCCGGGCCCGCCTACTTCTTCTTCCTGGTCGAGGCCATGATCGACGCCGGCATCCTGCTCGGCCTCCCGCGTGCGCTGGCCGGCCAGCTGATCATCCAGTCGGCCGTCGGGGCGGCGAAGATGCTCGCCGAGTCCGAGGAGCACCCGGTGCTGCTGCGCGAGGCCGTGACGTCGCCCGCGGGCACCACCATCAACGCCATCCGCGAGCTGGAGAAGCACGGCGTGCGCGCGGCCCTGCTCGACGCCATCGAAGCGGCGAAGGACCGGTCCGAGGAGCTGGGCAAGGCTCACGAAGGCTGA
- a CDS encoding cell wall metabolism sensor histidine kinase WalK, with the protein MTTPVSLALAIGALVAGAVAGYLLARARSRREEARPPGPTVAELLERLVRSSNNGIVVLNRFGDMVLHNPRAYELGLVKVNQADPRARKAAEQVVETDEPLEIDLSPLEARGRQPEAVLGQVRPLGDGFTVVEAVDHSEAIRLEAVRRDFVANVSHELKTPVGAIALLTEAVLDAADDVEEVRRFGGKILRESTRLGQLVTELIALSRLQGAERLPDLNVVEVDAVVREALGRTTLSAESADIRITTDTASGLLIEGDRTLLVTALSNLLENAVAYSPAGSPVSISRRLADGMVEVAVTDRGIGIPEDEQTRVFERFYRADKARSRATGGTGLGLAIVKHVAANHGGSVGLWSRPGTGSTFTLRIPAHVSPEPAPEPARAAKTSPAPRQEKTPERTQRLVVTGQDSPDHGGNL; encoded by the coding sequence GTGACCACGCCTGTTTCACTCGCACTGGCCATCGGCGCACTGGTGGCCGGTGCGGTGGCCGGCTACCTCCTCGCGCGGGCCCGCTCGCGCCGGGAGGAAGCCCGGCCACCGGGCCCGACGGTCGCCGAGCTCCTCGAACGGCTGGTCCGCTCCTCGAACAACGGCATCGTCGTGCTCAACCGGTTCGGCGACATGGTGCTGCACAACCCACGCGCCTACGAGCTGGGTCTCGTCAAGGTCAACCAGGCCGACCCGCGGGCCCGCAAGGCCGCCGAGCAGGTCGTCGAGACCGACGAGCCGCTGGAGATCGACCTTTCGCCGCTGGAGGCCCGCGGCCGCCAGCCGGAAGCGGTGCTCGGCCAGGTCCGGCCGCTCGGCGACGGCTTCACCGTCGTCGAGGCCGTCGACCACTCCGAGGCCATCCGCCTGGAGGCCGTGCGCCGCGACTTCGTCGCCAACGTCAGCCACGAGCTCAAGACCCCGGTCGGCGCGATCGCGCTGCTCACCGAGGCCGTCCTCGACGCCGCCGATGACGTCGAAGAGGTCCGCCGGTTCGGCGGCAAGATCCTGCGCGAGTCCACCCGCCTCGGCCAGCTCGTCACCGAGCTGATCGCGCTGTCGCGGCTGCAGGGCGCCGAACGGCTGCCCGACCTCAACGTCGTCGAGGTCGACGCGGTCGTCCGCGAGGCGCTCGGCCGGACCACGCTCTCGGCCGAGTCGGCCGACATCCGGATCACCACCGACACCGCCAGCGGCCTGCTCATCGAGGGCGACCGGACGCTGCTGGTCACCGCGCTGTCGAACCTGCTGGAGAACGCGGTCGCGTACTCGCCGGCCGGCAGCCCGGTCTCGATCAGCAGGCGGCTGGCCGACGGGATGGTCGAGGTCGCCGTCACCGACCGCGGCATCGGCATCCCCGAGGACGAGCAGACCCGGGTGTTCGAGCGCTTCTACCGCGCCGACAAGGCCCGCTCGCGCGCCACCGGCGGCACCGGGCTGGGCCTGGCGATCGTCAAGCACGTCGCGGCCAACCACGGCGGCTCGGTCGGGCTGTGGAGCCGGCCGGGCACCGGCTCGACGTTCACCCTGCGCATCCCCGCGCACGTCAGCCCCGAGCCCGCGCCGGAGCCGGCGCGGGCCGCCAAGACCTCGCCGGCACCGCGGCAGGAGAAGACCCCCGAGCGCACCCAGAGGCTCGTGGTTACCGGGCAGGACAGCCCAGATCATGGAGGAAACCTGTGA
- a CDS encoding 30S ribosomal protein bS22 has product MGSVIKKRRKRMSKKKHRKLLRRTRVQRRKAGK; this is encoded by the coding sequence ATGGGCTCTGTGATCAAGAAGCGCCGCAAGCGCATGTCGAAGAAGAAGCACCGCAAGCTGCTTCGCCGTACGCGCGTCCAGCGTCGTAAGGCCGGCAAGTAA
- a CDS encoding phosphoglyceromutase: MAELGTLVLLRHGQSTWNAENLFTGWVDVPLSEQGEGEARQGGTLLAGAGLLPDVVHTSLLRRAIATANIALDAADRHWIPVKRDWRLNERHYGALQGKDKKQTLAEFGEEQFMLWRRSYDTPPPAIDPKDEWSQAGDARYANLGDDAPLTECLKDVVERLLPYWESAIVPDLRAGKTVLVAAHGNSLRALVKHLDGISDADIAGLNIPTGIPLRYDLTDDLKPVKAGGEYLDPEAAKEAAAAVANQGR; encoded by the coding sequence ATGGCTGAACTCGGGACGTTGGTGCTGCTCCGCCACGGGCAGAGCACGTGGAACGCGGAAAACCTGTTCACCGGCTGGGTGGACGTGCCGCTGTCGGAGCAGGGTGAGGGCGAAGCCCGCCAGGGCGGCACGCTGCTGGCCGGCGCCGGCCTGCTGCCGGACGTGGTGCACACCTCGCTGCTGCGCCGCGCGATCGCCACCGCGAACATCGCGCTGGACGCCGCCGACCGGCACTGGATCCCGGTCAAGCGCGACTGGCGGCTCAACGAGCGCCACTACGGCGCGCTGCAGGGCAAGGACAAGAAGCAGACCCTCGCGGAGTTCGGCGAGGAGCAGTTCATGCTCTGGCGCCGCTCCTACGACACCCCGCCGCCCGCGATCGACCCGAAGGACGAGTGGAGCCAGGCCGGCGACGCCCGGTACGCGAACCTCGGCGACGACGCGCCGCTGACCGAGTGCCTCAAGGACGTCGTCGAGCGGCTCCTGCCGTACTGGGAGTCCGCGATCGTGCCGGACCTGCGGGCGGGCAAGACCGTGCTGGTCGCCGCGCACGGCAACTCGCTGCGCGCGCTCGTCAAGCACCTCGACGGGATCTCCGACGCCGACATCGCCGGCCTGAACATCCCGACCGGCATCCCGCTGCGCTACGACCTCACCGACGACCTCAAGCCGGTCAAGGCCGGCGGCGAGTACCTCGACCCCGAGGCCGCCAAGGAGGCCGCCGCCGCGGTCGCCAACCAGGGCCGCTGA
- a CDS encoding Ppx/GppA phosphatase family protein, with protein MRLGVLDVGSNTVHLLVVDAHRGAHPTPMHSEKSVLRLAEQITPGGELSKAGADELVTAVESAKDAAARLGCEELMAFATSAVREAKNSAKVLARVADKTGVELQVLSGVDEARHTFLAVRRWYGWSAGQLLVLDIGGGSLEVAMGRDEEPVLAESLPLGAGRTTRTRFKHDPPTRSELVATSAWLDDQLTELARKVAKWGEPDRVVATSKTFRSLARLTGAAPSAAGPRVRRTLTDTALRQLLAFISRMSSADLAHLEGVSSGRSHQLVAGALVAQATMRALGVPELEICPWALREGVILRRLDHSNGADETGAAHAGRFSAQEDR; from the coding sequence GTGCGCCTAGGGGTACTCGACGTCGGTTCCAACACCGTCCACCTGCTCGTGGTCGATGCCCACCGTGGCGCCCACCCGACCCCGATGCATTCCGAGAAGTCCGTGCTGCGGCTGGCCGAGCAGATCACCCCCGGCGGGGAGCTCTCGAAGGCCGGTGCCGACGAGCTCGTGACCGCCGTCGAATCCGCCAAGGACGCGGCCGCGCGGCTGGGCTGCGAAGAGCTGATGGCCTTCGCCACCTCCGCGGTCCGCGAAGCGAAGAACTCCGCCAAGGTGCTGGCCCGCGTGGCCGACAAGACCGGCGTCGAGCTGCAGGTCCTGTCCGGGGTCGACGAAGCCCGGCACACCTTCCTCGCCGTCCGCCGGTGGTACGGGTGGTCGGCCGGGCAGCTGCTCGTGCTCGACATCGGCGGTGGCTCGCTCGAGGTCGCGATGGGCCGTGACGAAGAACCCGTGCTGGCCGAATCCCTGCCGCTCGGGGCCGGGCGGACCACGCGCACCCGGTTCAAGCACGACCCGCCGACGCGCTCCGAGCTCGTCGCGACGTCGGCGTGGCTGGACGACCAGCTCACCGAGCTCGCGCGCAAGGTCGCCAAATGGGGTGAACCGGACCGCGTCGTGGCCACGTCGAAGACCTTCCGGTCACTCGCCCGGCTGACCGGCGCCGCCCCTTCGGCGGCCGGCCCGCGCGTGCGACGTACGCTCACGGACACCGCGTTGCGCCAGCTCCTGGCCTTCATCTCGCGGATGTCCTCGGCCGATCTGGCCCACCTGGAGGGCGTCAGCTCGGGCCGATCGCACCAGCTGGTGGCGGGTGCGCTCGTCGCGCAGGCCACGATGCGGGCGCTCGGAGTTCCGGAACTCGAGATTTGCCCGTGGGCTCTGCGAGAGGGTGTGATCCTGCGGCGGCTGGACCATTCCAACGGCGCGGATGAGACTGGAGCCGCCCACGCCGGGCGCTTCAGCGCACAGGAGGACCGGTGA
- a CDS encoding NAD-dependent epimerase/dehydratase family protein, whose translation MPSNIVLVTGVAGELGGKLLARLGNNPDFERVIGVDTVPPDKTVLQRMGHAEFVRADIRNPLIAKVISTARVDTVVHASCTAHPAGPGRRTAIKEVNVIGTMRLLAACQRSPLVRKLVVKSTAAVYGAGARSQAVFTEDSELIPTSTSGYAKDAVEMEGYVRGLVRRRPDITTTLFRFANIIGPSTDTVLSRYFALPVVPTVFGYDARIQLLHSSDALAVLERATLTDRPGVFNVGSDGVLTLSQAIRRAGRVELPMPRTVVPSVGKVLRGARVVDFSADQVRLLNFGRVVDITKLKNEFGYTPRWTTREAFDDYIVGRGLRPVLDGAKLAGLAGKVLVAAATGQSR comes from the coding sequence ATGCCGTCGAACATCGTGCTCGTCACCGGGGTCGCCGGCGAACTGGGCGGGAAACTGCTCGCCCGGCTGGGCAACAACCCCGATTTCGAGCGGGTCATCGGCGTCGACACGGTCCCGCCGGACAAGACGGTCCTGCAGCGCATGGGCCACGCGGAGTTCGTCCGCGCGGACATCCGGAACCCGCTGATCGCCAAGGTGATCAGCACCGCCAGGGTCGACACCGTGGTGCACGCGTCCTGCACCGCGCACCCGGCCGGCCCGGGCCGCCGCACGGCGATCAAGGAAGTCAACGTCATCGGCACGATGCGGCTGCTCGCCGCGTGCCAGCGCTCGCCGCTCGTCCGCAAGCTGGTCGTCAAGTCGACCGCGGCGGTCTACGGCGCCGGCGCCCGCTCGCAGGCGGTGTTCACCGAGGACTCCGAGCTCATCCCGACGTCGACCAGCGGGTACGCGAAGGACGCCGTCGAGATGGAGGGCTACGTGCGCGGCCTCGTGCGCCGCCGCCCCGACATCACCACGACGCTGTTCCGCTTCGCCAACATCATCGGGCCGTCGACCGACACCGTCCTTTCGCGCTACTTCGCGCTGCCGGTGGTCCCGACGGTCTTCGGGTACGACGCCCGCATCCAGCTGCTGCACTCTTCGGACGCGCTGGCCGTGCTGGAACGAGCGACCCTGACCGACCGGCCCGGCGTCTTCAACGTCGGCTCGGACGGGGTACTCACGCTGTCGCAGGCGATCCGGCGAGCGGGCCGGGTCGAGCTGCCGATGCCGCGGACGGTGGTGCCGTCGGTCGGCAAGGTCCTGCGCGGCGCGCGGGTCGTGGACTTTTCCGCCGACCAGGTCCGGTTGCTGAACTTCGGCCGGGTCGTCGACATCACGAAGCTGAAGAACGAGTTCGGGTACACCCCGCGGTGGACCACGCGAGAGGCGTTCGACGACTACATCGTCGGACGCGGGCTCCGGCCGGTGCTCGACGGCGCCAAGCTGGCGGGCCTGGCCGGGAAGGTGCTCGTCGCCGCTGCGACGGGGCAGAGCCGGTGA
- a CDS encoding oxidoreductase, with the protein MTTNTTATPAAAAGTWKLGSFEVNRLGFGAMRLMSTSDGGIRSRETAIAVLRRAVELGVNHIDTAVFYFAGPRSANELINTALAPYENLTITTKVGPGRDFTGAFYTARPDQLRAQVEENLRELGLDHLDVANYRIGEGLDRGEGSLADGFGALAELREEGLIRELGISNVAPHHLTEALEIAPVVCVQNQYGLTARREDDEIVRMCAERGIAFVPFFAVASGQGEDERVATVARRHDATPAQVRLAWTLHQGPHVLAIPGTGDVAHLEQNVAAAALELTADDLATLDAKG; encoded by the coding sequence ATGACCACGAACACCACCGCCACCCCCGCCGCCGCGGCGGGCACCTGGAAGCTCGGCTCCTTCGAAGTCAACCGGCTCGGGTTCGGCGCGATGCGCCTGATGTCCACTTCGGACGGCGGCATCCGGAGCCGCGAGACGGCGATCGCCGTGCTGCGCCGCGCGGTCGAGCTCGGCGTCAACCACATCGACACCGCCGTCTTCTACTTCGCCGGCCCGCGCTCGGCCAACGAGCTGATCAACACCGCCCTCGCGCCCTACGAGAACCTGACGATCACCACCAAGGTCGGCCCGGGCCGCGACTTCACCGGCGCGTTCTACACCGCCCGCCCGGACCAGCTGCGGGCCCAGGTCGAAGAGAACCTCCGCGAGCTGGGGCTGGACCACCTCGACGTCGCCAACTACCGGATCGGCGAAGGCCTGGACCGCGGGGAAGGCTCGCTCGCCGACGGCTTCGGCGCGCTCGCCGAGCTGCGCGAGGAAGGTCTCATCCGCGAGCTGGGCATCTCCAACGTCGCGCCGCACCACCTCACCGAGGCCCTCGAGATCGCGCCGGTCGTCTGCGTCCAGAACCAGTACGGCCTCACCGCCCGCCGGGAGGACGACGAGATCGTCCGGATGTGCGCCGAGCGCGGCATCGCTTTCGTGCCGTTCTTCGCCGTCGCCAGCGGCCAGGGGGAGGACGAGCGGGTCGCCACCGTCGCGCGCCGGCACGACGCCACCCCCGCGCAGGTGCGCCTCGCGTGGACCCTGCACCAGGGCCCGCACGTGCTCGCCATCCCCGGCACCGGCGACGTCGCGCACCTCGAGCAGAACGTCGCCGCGGCGGCGCTGGAGCTCACCGCGGACGATTTGGCGACACTCGACGCGAAGGGGTGA
- a CDS encoding response regulator transcription factor, which yields MTRVLIVEDEESFADPLAFLLRKEGFTAAVAGTGQAALEEFDRNGADIVLLDLMLPGMSGTDVCKQLRQRSAVPVIMVTARDSEIDKVVGLELGADDYVTKPYSARELIARVRAVLRRGGEPGSEGELAPLVLSAGPVRMDVERHVVTVDGAEVSLPLKEFDLLEYLLRNVGRVLTRGQLIDRVWGADYVGDTKTLDVHVKRLRSKIEPDPGSPRHLVTVRGLGYKFET from the coding sequence GTGACCAGGGTTCTCATCGTCGAGGACGAGGAGTCGTTCGCCGACCCCCTCGCCTTCCTGCTGCGCAAGGAAGGGTTCACCGCGGCCGTGGCCGGCACCGGCCAGGCCGCGCTGGAGGAGTTCGACCGCAACGGCGCCGACATCGTGCTGCTCGACCTGATGCTGCCCGGGATGAGCGGCACCGACGTGTGCAAGCAGCTGCGCCAGCGCTCGGCCGTGCCGGTGATCATGGTGACCGCGCGAGACAGCGAGATCGACAAGGTCGTCGGCCTGGAACTGGGCGCGGACGACTACGTCACCAAGCCGTACTCGGCGCGGGAGCTGATCGCGCGGGTCCGGGCGGTCCTGCGCCGCGGCGGCGAGCCGGGCTCGGAGGGCGAGCTGGCCCCGCTGGTGCTCTCGGCGGGCCCGGTGCGGATGGACGTCGAGCGGCACGTGGTGACCGTCGACGGCGCCGAGGTGTCGCTCCCGCTCAAGGAGTTCGACCTCCTCGAGTACCTGCTGCGCAACGTCGGCCGGGTGCTGACCCGCGGGCAGCTGATCGACCGGGTGTGGGGCGCGGACTACGTCGGCGACACGAAGACGCTCGACGTCCACGTGAAGCGGCTGCGCTCGAAGATCGAACCGGACCCGGGCTCGCCGCGGCACCTGGTGACGGTTCGCGGACTGGGCTACAAGTTCGAGACGTAA
- a CDS encoding helix-turn-helix domain-containing protein: MTPLPGRPVRGSTTRRPVMALLDLLGRRWALRILWELRDSALTFRTLQQRCDGVSSSVLATRLRELAEADLADHSGDGYALTEQGRSLFGTLVELDAWASRWRPRQPS; encoded by the coding sequence ATGACCCCACTCCCGGGCCGCCCCGTCCGCGGCTCGACGACCCGCCGCCCGGTGATGGCACTGCTCGACCTGCTCGGCCGCCGCTGGGCGCTGCGGATCCTCTGGGAGCTGCGCGACTCGGCGCTCACGTTCCGCACGCTCCAGCAGCGCTGCGACGGCGTCTCGTCGAGCGTGCTGGCCACGCGGCTGCGCGAACTGGCCGAGGCGGACCTGGCCGACCACAGCGGCGACGGCTACGCGCTCACCGAGCAGGGCCGTTCACTGTTCGGGACGCTGGTCGAGCTGGACGCGTGGGCGTCCCGCTGGCGGCCGCGTCAGCCTTCGTGA